The proteins below come from a single Mya arenaria isolate MELC-2E11 chromosome 6, ASM2691426v1 genomic window:
- the LOC128237442 gene encoding peptidyl-prolyl cis-trans isomerase-like 4 isoform X1 — translation MSVLVETSLGNITIDLWTDERPKCCKNFLKLCKIKYYNFCLFHSVQRNLVAQTGDPTGTGKGGESIYGLLYGEQAKYFDMENVPRMKHKTIGTVSMVNNGGHMHGSQFFITLGAGLDYLDGKHTVFGEVAEGDDVLAKVNESFCDKDHRPYKDIRILHTIILDDPYDDPPGLEIPDRSPEPTKEQLDSGRIGMDEDIDEFEGKTEVEVQEIMEEREARANAQILTMVGDLPEEDCAPPENVLFVCKLNPVTTDEDLEIIFSRFGAIKSCEVIRDHKTKESLQYAFIEFEDEKSCENAYFKMDNVLIDDRRIHVDFSQSVSKITWKGKGRIEYAKGFNPKGDDGDFYSNYKIKDNSRKDSRYDLVFDEGETVQQSKKKKKKKAKLRESSSEEEQHKASKPKKHKKRVSRSPERPLSKKKHRDVSSSPERKSKVKHRKQRSRSHSRSPVRRRRSGEKVSKDKHRR, via the exons ATGTCGGTTCTTGTTGAAACTTCGCTCGGAAATATTACAATTGATTTATGGACTGATGAACGACCAAAAT GTTGCAAAAATTTCCTGAAGTTGTGCAAGATAAAATACTACAACTTCTGCCTCTTCCATTCAGTTCAG cGGAACCTGGTAGCTCAGACAGGCGATCCCACTGGCACTGGAAAGGGTGGGGAGTCCATATACGG TCTTCTGTATGGAGAGCAGGCCAAGTATTTTGACATGGAGAATGTCCCCAGGATGAAACACAAGACCATCGGAACTGTTTCCATGGTAAATAATGGTGGACACATGCATGGATCTCAG TTTTTCATCACACTTGGTGCCGGTCTGGACTACCTGGATGGAAAGCACACAGTTTTTGGTGAGGTTGCTGAGGGAGACGATGTCCTCGCCAAGGTCAACGAGTCATTCTGTGATAAGGACCACAGGCCGTACAAAGATATCAG GATCCTGCACACTATAATCCTTGATGACCCGTATGATGACCCACCTGGCTTGGAGATTCCAGACAGATCACCTGAACCAACAAAAGAACAGCTAGAT AGTGGCCGTATTGGTATGGATGAGGACATAGATGAGTTTGAAGGTAAAACAGAGGTTGAGGTTCAGGAGATCATGGAGGAACGGGAGGCCCGTGCCAACGCACAGATTCTCACCATG GTTGGAGATCTACCAGAGGAAGATTGTGCGCCGCCTGAGaatgtgttgtttgtgtgtAAGCTGAATCCTGTCACCACCGATGAGGACCTGGAGATCATCTTCTCAAGATTCGGAGCCATAAAGAG TTGTGAGGTTATTCGTGACCATAAAACAAAGGAATCCCTGCAGTATGCCTTCATAGAGTTTGAAGAT GAGAAGTCGTGTGAGAATGCCTACTTCAAGATGGACAATGTACTGATAGATGACCGACGTATCCATGTCGACTTCAGCCAATCGGTCTCCAAGATCACATGGAAAGGAAAAG GAAGGATAGAATATGCCAAGGGTTTTAATCCAAAGGGGGATGATGGGGACTTCTACTCCAACTACAAAATCAAGGACAACTCCAGGAAGGACTC GCGATATGACCTTGTGTTTGACGAGGGGGAGACAGTACAACAGagcaagaagaagaagaaaaagaaggcCAAACTCCGTGAGTCTTCCAGTGAGGAGGAGCAACACAAG GCTTCCAAACCTAAGAAGCACAAAAAACGGGTTTCACGCAGTCCAGAGAGACCATTAAGCAAGAAGAAACACAGAGATGTCTCCAGCTCACCAGAGAGAAAGTCAAAGGTCAAACATCGAAagcagaggtcaaggtcacattcaaggtcaccAGTTAGAAGGAGGAGGTCAGGGGAAAAGGTGTCAAAAGACAAGCATCGTCGATGA
- the LOC128237442 gene encoding peptidyl-prolyl cis-trans isomerase-like 4 isoform X2 translates to MLSDCIILCCKNFLKLCKIKYYNFCLFHSVQRNLVAQTGDPTGTGKGGESIYGLLYGEQAKYFDMENVPRMKHKTIGTVSMVNNGGHMHGSQFFITLGAGLDYLDGKHTVFGEVAEGDDVLAKVNESFCDKDHRPYKDIRILHTIILDDPYDDPPGLEIPDRSPEPTKEQLDSGRIGMDEDIDEFEGKTEVEVQEIMEEREARANAQILTMVGDLPEEDCAPPENVLFVCKLNPVTTDEDLEIIFSRFGAIKSCEVIRDHKTKESLQYAFIEFEDEKSCENAYFKMDNVLIDDRRIHVDFSQSVSKITWKGKGRIEYAKGFNPKGDDGDFYSNYKIKDNSRKDSRYDLVFDEGETVQQSKKKKKKKAKLRESSSEEEQHKASKPKKHKKRVSRSPERPLSKKKHRDVSSSPERKSKVKHRKQRSRSHSRSPVRRRRSGEKVSKDKHRR, encoded by the exons ATGCTTTCTGACtgtattattttgt GTTGCAAAAATTTCCTGAAGTTGTGCAAGATAAAATACTACAACTTCTGCCTCTTCCATTCAGTTCAG cGGAACCTGGTAGCTCAGACAGGCGATCCCACTGGCACTGGAAAGGGTGGGGAGTCCATATACGG TCTTCTGTATGGAGAGCAGGCCAAGTATTTTGACATGGAGAATGTCCCCAGGATGAAACACAAGACCATCGGAACTGTTTCCATGGTAAATAATGGTGGACACATGCATGGATCTCAG TTTTTCATCACACTTGGTGCCGGTCTGGACTACCTGGATGGAAAGCACACAGTTTTTGGTGAGGTTGCTGAGGGAGACGATGTCCTCGCCAAGGTCAACGAGTCATTCTGTGATAAGGACCACAGGCCGTACAAAGATATCAG GATCCTGCACACTATAATCCTTGATGACCCGTATGATGACCCACCTGGCTTGGAGATTCCAGACAGATCACCTGAACCAACAAAAGAACAGCTAGAT AGTGGCCGTATTGGTATGGATGAGGACATAGATGAGTTTGAAGGTAAAACAGAGGTTGAGGTTCAGGAGATCATGGAGGAACGGGAGGCCCGTGCCAACGCACAGATTCTCACCATG GTTGGAGATCTACCAGAGGAAGATTGTGCGCCGCCTGAGaatgtgttgtttgtgtgtAAGCTGAATCCTGTCACCACCGATGAGGACCTGGAGATCATCTTCTCAAGATTCGGAGCCATAAAGAG TTGTGAGGTTATTCGTGACCATAAAACAAAGGAATCCCTGCAGTATGCCTTCATAGAGTTTGAAGAT GAGAAGTCGTGTGAGAATGCCTACTTCAAGATGGACAATGTACTGATAGATGACCGACGTATCCATGTCGACTTCAGCCAATCGGTCTCCAAGATCACATGGAAAGGAAAAG GAAGGATAGAATATGCCAAGGGTTTTAATCCAAAGGGGGATGATGGGGACTTCTACTCCAACTACAAAATCAAGGACAACTCCAGGAAGGACTC GCGATATGACCTTGTGTTTGACGAGGGGGAGACAGTACAACAGagcaagaagaagaagaaaaagaaggcCAAACTCCGTGAGTCTTCCAGTGAGGAGGAGCAACACAAG GCTTCCAAACCTAAGAAGCACAAAAAACGGGTTTCACGCAGTCCAGAGAGACCATTAAGCAAGAAGAAACACAGAGATGTCTCCAGCTCACCAGAGAGAAAGTCAAAGGTCAAACATCGAAagcagaggtcaaggtcacattcaaggtcaccAGTTAGAAGGAGGAGGTCAGGGGAAAAGGTGTCAAAAGACAAGCATCGTCGATGA